In one Dehalogenimonas formicexedens genomic region, the following are encoded:
- a CDS encoding PIG-L deacetylase family protein, which produces MESNEMSAADVLVIMAHPDDPEFGAGATIARLTREGKRVVYVICTTGDKGSADRNMTPARLVKIRMGEQRAAAKTLGVDDVIFLGHPDQALEADAELRKELVEIIRTYRPNLVITHSPYTRYIWWHRDHRKCGEAVMDAIFPLARDHMAFPDLLAKGLEPHKVNEIWLTGADDANYKSDITQTFAQKIDAIKCHKSQVEEDFFQRLDRIKARASAAAEGEEFLMAEAFRRVEIPW; this is translated from the coding sequence TTGGAGTCAAATGAAATGAGTGCCGCGGATGTGCTGGTGATCATGGCTCACCCCGACGACCCGGAGTTCGGGGCGGGCGCGACTATCGCCCGGCTGACCCGCGAGGGGAAGAGGGTGGTTTACGTTATCTGTACCACCGGGGACAAGGGATCCGCTGACCGGAATATGACACCGGCCCGGCTGGTGAAAATCAGGATGGGGGAACAGAGGGCCGCGGCGAAAACCCTGGGGGTTGATGACGTTATCTTTTTGGGACATCCTGACCAGGCGCTGGAGGCTGACGCCGAACTTAGAAAAGAGCTGGTCGAAATTATCCGAACCTACCGGCCGAACCTGGTTATCACCCACTCTCCGTACACCCGTTACATCTGGTGGCACCGGGACCACCGGAAATGCGGCGAGGCGGTCATGGACGCGATCTTCCCGCTGGCCCGCGACCACATGGCTTTTCCCGACCTGCTGGCCAAAGGTTTGGAGCCGCACAAAGTGAACGAAATCTGGCTGACCGGCGCAGATGACGCCAACTACAAATCAGATATCACGCAGACTTTTGCCCAGAAGATAGATGCCATCAAGTGCCACAAAAGCCAGGTCGAGGAAGATTTCTTTCAACGGCTGGACCGTATCAAGGCCAGGGCTTCGGCGGCGGCTGAGGGCGAGGAATTCCTGATGGCAGAAGCCTTCCGCCGGGTAGAAATACCCTGGTAA
- a CDS encoding glycosyltransferase yields the protein MIAQQLRIAMLSVHSCPIGQLGGRDTGGMNVYIRELAAALGRRGHLVDVYTRAHDPRDAELEYLAPGARLIHIRAGAVEEMGKLTQYNHLREFHDNLEKFRFGDGASYDLVHSHYWLSGEVGLRLAQEWRVPQIFAFHTIGAAKDELDLGENEPAIRLITEKEVATGCQHITAGTAAEKDAILRHHGCDGANISVVPCGVNPALFKPVDKRQARTALGFSDEPLVLFVGRLDKLKGIDRLIEAISLIEAPACRLAIIGGDEYSKPALERLKDLAARLNISGRVEFIRAVPQPKLPLYYSSADVVAVPSYSETFGMVALEAVSCGTPVVSTDVGAARIIIKEGLSGSVVPGNEPSVLARALAPWLENRDMDRMKLHGSVAGFGWDAVAGRMEHVYRNVLSKTPVGVK from the coding sequence ATGATAGCCCAACAGCTTCGTATCGCCATGTTGTCGGTCCATTCCTGCCCCATCGGGCAGTTGGGCGGGCGGGATACCGGCGGGATGAATGTTTACATTCGGGAACTGGCGGCAGCCCTGGGGCGTCGCGGCCACCTTGTAGATGTATACACCCGCGCCCATGACCCCAGAGACGCTGAGTTGGAATACCTGGCGCCCGGGGCCAGGCTCATCCATATCAGGGCGGGCGCCGTCGAGGAGATGGGTAAACTGACCCAGTACAATCACCTGCGGGAATTTCACGACAACCTTGAGAAATTCCGCTTTGGCGACGGCGCTTCTTACGACCTTGTCCACAGCCACTACTGGCTTTCCGGGGAGGTTGGCCTGAGGCTTGCTCAAGAATGGCGCGTACCGCAGATTTTTGCCTTCCATACTATCGGCGCCGCCAAGGATGAGCTTGACCTGGGAGAAAACGAACCGGCCATCAGGCTCATCACTGAAAAAGAGGTGGCCACCGGTTGTCAGCACATCACCGCCGGGACGGCGGCTGAAAAAGATGCCATACTGCGGCATCACGGATGTGATGGTGCTAACATATCCGTCGTTCCCTGCGGGGTCAATCCGGCGCTTTTCAAACCGGTCGACAAACGACAGGCGCGGACGGCGCTGGGTTTTTCGGATGAACCGCTGGTCCTGTTTGTAGGCCGGCTGGATAAACTGAAGGGCATCGACCGGTTGATCGAAGCCATCAGCCTGATTGAGGCACCGGCATGCCGGCTGGCGATCATCGGCGGCGACGAATACTCAAAGCCCGCCCTGGAACGCCTCAAAGACCTGGCCGCCAGGCTGAACATCTCCGGGCGGGTGGAGTTCATCAGGGCCGTCCCCCAGCCGAAACTGCCGTTGTACTATAGCTCGGCTGACGTGGTGGCCGTGCCCTCATATTCCGAAACTTTCGGCATGGTGGCGCTTGAAGCCGTTTCGTGCGGCACTCCGGTTGTCTCAACCGATGTCGGCGCCGCCAGGATCATTATTAAAGAAGGACTGTCCGGCTCCGTCGTTCCGGGTAACGAGCCATCCGTGCTGGCAAGGGCGCTGGCGCCGTGGCTGGAAAACCGGGACATGGATAGGATGAAACTCCACGGTTCCGTGGCGGGTTTCGGCTGGGACGCGGTAGCCGGGAGAATGGAGCATGTTTATAGAAACGTTTTGTCGAAGACCCCAGTTGGAGTCAAATGA
- a CDS encoding GNAT family N-acetyltransferase, producing the protein MPTHLKPLTLTELKDNWPKYQKNFHVPIPFITPGWLEAWWANFRGGDDLFLTEISSGNDVIGIAPLRTGGDTTRFIGSADVCDYLDFMVKEGSENEFFQALLESLDHANTKTVELESLRPDSTALKHLLPMAKSRGLRVDVADTDVSLDMPLAPTWDAYRSSLTTHQRHEIGRKMRRLEEAGDIRFDITVPVDTDTELATFIRLLRASRADKAGFMTAAMESYFKNLAESMNRSGYLRFGHLRMGREIVASIMCFDYNGTRYLYNSGYDPQYSSLSVGLLSKIYSIKDAIEQKMNRYDFLKGTETYKYHLGGVEMPISRLRIELK; encoded by the coding sequence ATGCCGACCCACCTGAAACCGTTGACTCTTACCGAGTTAAAAGACAACTGGCCGAAATATCAGAAAAATTTCCATGTGCCAATTCCTTTCATCACCCCCGGGTGGCTCGAGGCGTGGTGGGCGAACTTCCGGGGCGGCGATGATCTATTCCTGACTGAGATCTCTTCCGGTAACGATGTTATCGGTATCGCGCCGCTACGCACCGGCGGGGACACCACGCGTTTCATCGGCAGCGCCGATGTCTGCGACTACCTTGATTTCATGGTAAAAGAGGGCTCCGAGAACGAATTCTTCCAGGCTCTCCTGGAAAGCCTCGATCACGCGAACACTAAAACGGTCGAATTGGAATCACTCCGCCCGGACTCCACGGCGTTGAAACACCTGTTACCCATGGCAAAATCCAGAGGCCTGAGAGTCGATGTGGCAGATACCGATGTGTCGCTGGATATGCCCTTAGCTCCAACCTGGGACGCCTACCGGTCTTCATTGACCACTCATCAGCGGCACGAAATCGGCCGCAAGATGAGGCGCCTGGAAGAGGCGGGCGATATCCGGTTTGACATAACGGTACCCGTCGACACCGATACGGAGCTGGCGACGTTTATCAGGTTGTTGCGTGCCAGCAGGGCGGACAAAGCCGGTTTCATGACCGCGGCGATGGAGTCGTATTTCAAGAACCTGGCCGAATCGATGAACCGCTCAGGGTACCTGCGGTTCGGGCATCTCCGAATGGGCCGGGAAATTGTAGCCAGTATTATGTGTTTTGATTATAATGGAACCCGTTATCTCTACAACAGCGGGTATGATCCGCAATATTCATCGCTTTCGGTCGGTTTGCTGTCGAAAATTTATTCGATCAAAGACGCCATCGAACAGAAAATGAACCGCTACGATTTTCTGAAAGGCACCGAAACGTACAAATACCATCTCGGTGGAGTCGAAATGCCGATTTCACGCCTGCGAATCGAGCTCAAATGA
- a CDS encoding ABC transporter ATP-binding protein — protein sequence MALLDVKHLVTEFHTQDGVVHAVNDVSFTVNSGELVALVGESGCGKTVSSLSVMRLIPEPPGKIASGEIMFDGVNLLRLPKDEMRKIRGCKISMIFQEPMTSLNPVLTIGRQLTESIMLHKGMKKKDAMDEAANLLQKVGIPQADKRLKSYPHHFSGGMRQRVMIAMAISCQPKLIIADEPTTAVDVTIQAQLLELLKGIVKDLNSALILITHNLGVVARYAHRVYVMYAGRVVEYGTSVDIFHNPLHPYTVGLLGSVPRLDEPRKMRLRSIEGQPPDLICPPSGCAFAARCNYFIKGECDVMKFRMVEMTPGHFTSCLVAINGEKPWQKTTS from the coding sequence ATGGCTCTACTTGACGTAAAACACCTCGTTACCGAATTCCACACTCAGGACGGCGTCGTTCACGCGGTCAATGATGTTTCTTTCACCGTCAACAGCGGTGAATTGGTAGCACTCGTCGGGGAGAGCGGCTGCGGCAAGACGGTAAGCTCCCTTTCAGTCATGCGCCTGATACCCGAACCGCCCGGCAAGATTGCCAGCGGCGAGATTATGTTTGACGGGGTTAATCTGCTGCGTCTTCCAAAAGACGAAATGCGCAAGATCCGGGGCTGCAAGATTTCGATGATCTTCCAGGAACCGATGACATCGCTTAATCCTGTCTTGACCATCGGCAGGCAGCTTACTGAATCGATAATGCTGCATAAAGGCATGAAAAAGAAAGATGCCATGGACGAGGCGGCTAACCTGCTGCAAAAGGTCGGCATTCCGCAGGCTGACAAACGCCTGAAAAGCTATCCTCACCATTTCTCCGGCGGCATGAGGCAGAGGGTGATGATCGCCATGGCGATTTCATGCCAGCCAAAGCTGATCATCGCTGACGAGCCGACCACAGCCGTCGATGTCACAATTCAGGCCCAGTTGCTCGAACTTCTAAAAGGCATCGTCAAAGACCTGAACAGCGCCCTCATACTCATTACCCATAATCTCGGAGTCGTCGCCAGATACGCGCACCGCGTATATGTCATGTATGCCGGACGGGTAGTGGAATACGGGACATCGGTCGATATTTTCCACAACCCATTGCATCCTTACACTGTCGGACTTCTCGGTTCGGTCCCCCGCTTGGATGAACCACGGAAAATGCGCCTGCGTTCCATCGAAGGTCAACCGCCGGACCTGATCTGTCCGCCTTCGGGTTGCGCATTTGCCGCCCGGTGCAATTATTTCATCAAGGGTGAATGCGACGTCATGAAATTCCGCATGGTAGAGATGACGCCCGGGCATTTCACCAGTTGTTTGGTCGCTATCAACGGAGAAAAACCTTGGCAAAAGACAACGTCCTAG
- a CDS encoding ABC transporter permease: MAVDVAAAAPLSMRQHRSLWADAWIRLRRNKLAVAGGITIIVVALAAIFAPWITHYNYAFQDYSAVMQPPSAAHWFGTDELGRDVFARMLYGARTSLMVGVFTQFIVILIGMPIGAFAGFIGGKVDNVLMRFVDIMYAFPDILLIILLSAVMRDTSFAKFGGGIFVIFLAIGFVNWVGISRLIRGQVLSLKQRDFVAAARSLGGGSGYITLRHVLPNALGPVIVAITFGIPRAIFAEAALSYIGIGIKPPTPSWGAMIRDGFAVLNAYPHLVIIPAAAIAILMLAFTFLGDGLRDALDPRMRR; encoded by the coding sequence ATGGCCGTTGATGTAGCCGCGGCCGCACCTTTAAGCATGCGCCAACATCGATCGTTATGGGCCGATGCGTGGATCAGGCTGCGTCGAAATAAACTGGCGGTGGCTGGGGGCATAACCATCATTGTAGTCGCGTTGGCTGCGATTTTTGCTCCATGGATCACCCATTATAATTATGCCTTCCAGGATTATTCCGCGGTGATGCAGCCGCCGAGCGCGGCCCACTGGTTCGGAACCGATGAGCTGGGGCGTGACGTATTCGCCAGGATGCTCTACGGCGCCAGAACTTCTCTAATGGTCGGTGTTTTCACCCAATTCATCGTGATTCTTATTGGTATGCCTATCGGCGCTTTTGCCGGATTTATCGGGGGCAAGGTTGACAACGTACTGATGCGCTTTGTCGATATCATGTACGCTTTCCCAGACATCTTGTTGATCATCCTGTTAAGCGCGGTCATGAGAGATACGAGTTTCGCCAAATTCGGCGGCGGTATTTTCGTGATCTTCCTTGCCATCGGCTTTGTAAATTGGGTAGGGATCTCGCGTTTGATCCGCGGGCAGGTCCTTTCTCTTAAACAGCGAGATTTCGTCGCCGCAGCCCGTTCTCTGGGCGGGGGCAGCGGTTATATCACCCTGAGGCACGTGCTACCTAATGCTTTGGGTCCTGTCATCGTGGCGATAACCTTTGGCATACCGAGAGCTATTTTCGCCGAGGCGGCGCTAAGCTACATCGGCATAGGTATCAAACCGCCGACACCGAGCTGGGGCGCCATGATAAGAGACGGCTTCGCCGTCCTGAATGCTTACCCGCATTTGGTCATCATTCCGGCGGCAGCTATCGCGATTCTGATGCTGGCATTTACTTTCCTCGGCGATGGCTTACGGGATGCGCTCGACCCCAGGATGAGAAGATAA
- a CDS encoding ABC transporter permease gives MAKFIARRLLWMLVVLFAVATITFILMHLVPGGPWDRAKALAPQVIENLNEKYGLDKPLIVQFGTYIWNALHGNLGVSYIFQDRGVTDIILGGLPVSAALGLTAFALAIIMGITLGVAAALKQNSWIDYFSVGYATIFASVPGFVLGIFLMYLLSIQLHWLPTGGWGGVNHVIMPAIALAALPGAYIARITRASMLDVIRQDYVRTARAKGLPERWVLIRHIGRNAMIPVVTVAGPELAALITGSFIIETLFSVPGIGRLFVAGVFQRDYGLIMGSILFYAFAVAIVNLAADVIYAAIDPRIRYD, from the coding sequence ATGGCTAAATTTATTGCCCGTCGCCTGTTATGGATGCTGGTCGTCCTGTTCGCAGTCGCGACAATCACCTTTATTCTTATGCACCTGGTACCCGGCGGACCATGGGACCGGGCGAAAGCATTGGCTCCTCAGGTTATCGAAAACCTGAATGAGAAATATGGTCTCGATAAACCCCTGATCGTTCAATTTGGCACCTACATCTGGAATGCGCTTCACGGTAACCTTGGGGTATCCTATATTTTTCAGGACCGTGGAGTTACCGATATTATCCTGGGGGGTCTTCCGGTCAGCGCCGCCCTTGGGCTGACTGCCTTCGCTCTGGCGATTATCATGGGAATCACGCTTGGAGTCGCAGCAGCCCTAAAACAGAACTCCTGGATCGATTATTTTTCCGTTGGTTACGCGACCATATTCGCGAGTGTTCCAGGGTTTGTCCTTGGTATTTTCCTGATGTATCTACTTTCAATTCAATTACACTGGCTGCCTACAGGTGGTTGGGGGGGTGTAAATCATGTCATAATGCCGGCAATCGCATTGGCGGCGTTACCGGGAGCGTATATCGCCAGAATCACCCGCGCTTCCATGCTTGATGTAATACGTCAAGATTACGTTCGAACGGCTAGAGCCAAGGGTTTACCAGAGCGTTGGGTGTTGATTCGCCATATCGGACGGAACGCGATGATCCCGGTGGTGACGGTAGCCGGTCCGGAACTTGCTGCTCTTATCACGGGTTCATTCATCATTGAGACGCTCTTTTCGGTGCCGGGTATCGGCAGGCTATTTGTAGCCGGAGTTTTCCAGCGTGATTACGGGTTAATCATGGGATCAATACTTTTTTATGCGTTTGCAGTAGCCATTGTTAACCTCGCGGCGGACGTAATTTACGCTGCTATAGATCCAAGGATTCGATATGACTAA
- a CDS encoding ABC transporter substrate-binding protein produces the protein MAEHGMEFTRRDFVKGATVITGGILVFGAEACGNNNPATSTVPPTTTVPLQKLPELKFQFSNTGTNPNIAAFLQGQLKQNLNIDLTLEPMESAAFQNLVNAKNHTWSFYGWGADYPDPENFLQTIYGTNQGNNKSGYSNATVDANIASAMKELDNTKRLALWDSVHKQVVDDCPAIYVFNRERFNLVAPTLKPTLKPTGQDGQIMGDRLLRNVSMPNGKLRLNLGGDCNTLDTNIASWASSLSILFNIYDGLLGFDQNLNLVNVVAAEIPSIANGGISADGKTYTFKLKSNVTWSDGKPVTASDFEYSIKRMLAKDTAAEYASMYFAIVGGEAYNAGTGSASGVGVTALNATTLEIKIVAAQPTFPQVMALWPVYPVRKDIIDAKGPTAAFQPPNLVSNGPFMLTEWVPLDHMTLKANPNYWGTKPSLTEITYKQITDIQASLAAYKNGELDMTGVPAGTEKATIADPTYGSQIVRGADLTTYAFQFNITKSPLTNKTLRQALATAIDRDAYINNIRGGVGHATTSWIPPGMPGYDATIGAAYKFDAAKAKQLLTQAGYTP, from the coding sequence ATGGCCGAACATGGCATGGAATTCACCCGAAGGGACTTCGTCAAAGGCGCCACGGTTATCACCGGCGGCATTCTGGTCTTCGGCGCGGAAGCCTGTGGTAACAACAACCCGGCAACCTCAACCGTCCCGCCAACTACCACTGTTCCACTGCAGAAGCTGCCAGAACTCAAATTCCAGTTCTCTAACACCGGCACTAACCCGAACATCGCCGCCTTCCTTCAAGGGCAACTGAAACAGAATCTAAACATCGATCTTACTCTCGAACCCATGGAATCCGCCGCCTTCCAGAACCTGGTCAATGCCAAGAACCACACCTGGTCATTTTACGGCTGGGGCGCCGACTACCCGGATCCAGAAAACTTCCTCCAGACCATTTACGGGACTAACCAGGGCAACAACAAATCCGGTTATTCAAACGCTACTGTCGATGCGAACATCGCCAGCGCCATGAAAGAACTGGACAATACCAAACGCCTGGCATTGTGGGACTCAGTCCACAAGCAGGTCGTTGACGACTGCCCCGCGATTTATGTTTTTAACCGCGAGCGCTTCAATCTTGTCGCTCCAACCTTGAAACCAACCTTGAAGCCCACCGGTCAAGACGGCCAGATCATGGGCGATCGCCTATTGCGCAATGTCAGCATGCCGAATGGAAAGCTTCGCCTGAACCTCGGCGGCGATTGTAATACCCTGGACACAAACATCGCCTCATGGGCGAGCAGTCTGTCAATTCTTTTTAATATCTATGATGGTCTGTTGGGTTTTGATCAGAATTTGAACCTCGTGAACGTGGTAGCTGCTGAGATTCCTAGCATAGCCAACGGTGGCATCTCGGCTGACGGGAAGACCTATACCTTCAAACTAAAGAGTAATGTTACCTGGAGCGATGGCAAACCGGTAACCGCTAGTGATTTTGAGTATAGCATTAAGCGAATGTTAGCTAAAGATACAGCCGCTGAATATGCCTCAATGTACTTCGCCATCGTAGGTGGTGAAGCTTACAACGCAGGCACAGGTTCGGCAAGCGGTGTTGGGGTCACGGCATTGAACGCTACCACTCTGGAGATCAAGATCGTCGCTGCTCAACCTACCTTCCCGCAGGTAATGGCTTTATGGCCCGTTTACCCGGTCCGAAAGGACATCATTGATGCTAAGGGTCCGACAGCCGCTTTCCAGCCTCCGAATCTCGTCAGCAATGGGCCATTCATGTTGACGGAATGGGTTCCTCTGGATCATATGACCCTCAAAGCAAATCCGAATTACTGGGGCACAAAACCCTCATTAACGGAAATCACCTACAAGCAGATCACGGATATTCAGGCTTCGCTCGCCGCCTACAAGAATGGCGAACTTGATATGACCGGCGTTCCAGCCGGCACGGAAAAAGCCACTATAGCGGATCCTACTTACGGATCTCAGATCGTTCGGGGAGCTGATCTCACGACTTACGCTTTCCAGTTCAACATCACCAAGTCACCGCTTACAAATAAGACCCTACGGCAGGCTCTGGCAACCGCCATTGACCGCGATGCCTATATCAACAACATTCGCGGCGGCGTCGGACATGCAACCACCAGCTGGATTCCGCCCGGGATGCCGGGTTACGATGCCACGATTGGCGCTGCCTACAAGTTTGATGCCGCCAAGGCTAAGCAACTGCTGACTCAGGCTGGTTACACGCCGTAG
- a CDS encoding type IV pilus twitching motility protein PilT, which translates to MTVPIEKLLEFIVLRDATDLHITVPSVPVLRVDGELIPLTEVPPFTPQDIETMFNLITTEEQRAAFKLDRELDFSYSMDGLSRFRVSAISQRNSISLAIRPVPFKIPSIDELELPQIFKTLVSKSRGLILITGAAGAGKSTTLAAMINHLNETVKRNIITIEDPIEYLFPNVKCLIRQRDMGDDAHNFSDALVHSLRHDPDVLVIGEMRDLDTMKTALTAAETGHLVLSTLHTLDAAQTIDRVVDIFPPEQQRQIRYQLSQVLIGVVSQRLPHRAKGGRIAAFEIMLNNPVISRLIREEKIFDLQANIEVSHKEGMQTMDQALADLIKRKVITRDEGMLYSSSQARLQQLLQSERSTVY; encoded by the coding sequence ATGACTGTACCCATTGAAAAACTGCTGGAATTTATCGTCCTCCGAGATGCCACTGACCTCCATATCACGGTGCCGAGCGTACCGGTGCTTCGTGTTGACGGTGAGCTTATCCCCTTGACCGAGGTGCCTCCCTTTACCCCCCAGGACATCGAGACTATGTTCAACCTGATCACCACCGAGGAACAGCGCGCCGCTTTCAAGCTGGATCGGGAATTGGACTTCTCCTACAGCATGGACGGCCTTTCCCGGTTCCGGGTAAGCGCCATTTCTCAGCGGAACTCGATCTCGCTGGCGATCAGGCCGGTGCCGTTCAAGATCCCTAGCATCGATGAGCTCGAATTGCCCCAGATATTCAAGACACTCGTGTCCAAGTCTCGCGGCCTGATTCTGATTACCGGAGCCGCCGGGGCTGGCAAGTCGACCACTCTGGCCGCCATGATCAACCATCTAAACGAGACCGTGAAACGCAATATCATCACTATCGAAGATCCGATAGAATACCTGTTCCCGAACGTGAAGTGCCTGATACGCCAAAGGGATATGGGTGACGATGCCCATAATTTTTCCGATGCTCTGGTCCACAGTTTACGCCATGACCCGGACGTGCTGGTCATCGGCGAAATGCGCGACCTCGACACCATGAAAACAGCGCTGACCGCCGCCGAAACGGGACACCTTGTCCTTTCGACACTGCATACCCTGGACGCCGCGCAGACAATCGATCGCGTCGTCGACATCTTCCCGCCGGAGCAGCAGCGCCAGATCCGCTATCAGCTTTCACAGGTGCTTATCGGGGTGGTGTCTCAAAGGCTGCCCCACCGCGCCAAGGGCGGGCGCATCGCCGCTTTCGAGATCATGTTGAACAATCCGGTTATCTCACGCTTGATACGCGAGGAAAAGATCTTCGACCTGCAGGCCAACATCGAGGTCAGCCACAAAGAGGGCATGCAGACTATGGACCAGGCCCTGGCCGACCTGATCAAGCGCAAAGTGATTACCCGGGACGAGGGCATGCTTTACAGTTCTTCTCAAGCCCGGTTACAGCAACTGCTGCAATCGGAACGCAGCACCGTTTATTAG
- a CDS encoding biotin transporter BioY, translating to MELTARFDRVKTDVFRRRAALSVPAKIILALSFAALTGLLAQVKIYLPFTPVPVTLQTFAVLLAGVALGRWWGGISMAAYGGLGILGVPWLANGASGFGATFGYLVGFVLAAMFVGYMAETFVRSRGFTPMFGIMAAAGLLLVYVPGAIWLAIWLGMAGKMVTLASVISMGVVPFIAGDIIKTMGAAAISKIITPRSDYRGT from the coding sequence ATGGAATTAACCGCCCGTTTCGACCGCGTAAAAACTGATGTCTTTCGCCGCCGAGCTGCCCTGTCTGTCCCGGCGAAGATTATTTTAGCCTTATCGTTCGCCGCTCTGACCGGATTGCTGGCCCAGGTAAAGATTTACCTGCCGTTTACGCCGGTGCCGGTGACTCTTCAGACGTTCGCCGTGCTGCTGGCGGGTGTCGCGCTCGGCCGCTGGTGGGGTGGAATATCGATGGCTGCCTACGGCGGCCTGGGAATCCTCGGTGTGCCCTGGCTGGCTAACGGCGCTTCTGGTTTCGGCGCCACCTTTGGTTACCTGGTCGGGTTTGTGCTGGCTGCCATGTTCGTCGGTTATATGGCAGAGACCTTTGTCAGATCACGGGGTTTCACCCCGATGTTCGGCATTATGGCGGCCGCTGGCCTATTGTTGGTCTATGTTCCGGGCGCTATCTGGCTGGCTATCTGGCTGGGCATGGCGGGAAAGATGGTCACGCTCGCTTCAGTCATCAGTATGGGGGTGGTTCCGTTTATCGCCGGCGACATTATCAAAACCATGGGCGCCGCGGCGATTTCCAAGATCATTACCCCTAGGTCCGATTACCGGGGCACCTAG
- the ribH gene encoding 6,7-dimethyl-8-ribityllumazine synthase, which translates to MANFEGSLIGQGLKFAVVVSRFNEFMTGKLVSGAKDAFVRHGVAESDVDFAWVPGAFEIPLVAKKLAKRGKYNAVVCLGAVIKGNTPHFEYIANEVAKGVAAVNLDSGVPVIFGVITAETLEQAIERAGSKMGNKGFDAAVQAIEMANLIKSLA; encoded by the coding sequence ATGGCTAATTTCGAAGGTTCTCTAATCGGCCAGGGGCTTAAATTCGCGGTGGTAGTTTCCAGGTTCAACGAGTTCATGACCGGCAAGCTGGTTTCGGGCGCTAAAGATGCCTTTGTCCGCCATGGCGTCGCCGAATCCGACGTCGATTTTGCCTGGGTTCCGGGCGCTTTTGAAATTCCCCTGGTAGCCAAGAAACTGGCGAAACGCGGTAAATATAACGCCGTCGTCTGCCTCGGCGCAGTCATCAAGGGCAATACTCCTCACTTCGAATATATCGCCAACGAAGTCGCCAAAGGTGTGGCCGCGGTCAATCTCGACTCAGGGGTTCCGGTAATCTTTGGTGTCATTACGGCGGAAACACTGGAACAAGCTATCGAAAGAGCCGGTTCCAAGATGGGTAACAAGGGTTTCGATGCCGCCGTCCAGGCTATTGAAATGGCGAACCTGATTAAATCTCTTGCCTGA